A stretch of the Pangasianodon hypophthalmus isolate fPanHyp1 chromosome 28, fPanHyp1.pri, whole genome shotgun sequence genome encodes the following:
- the cfap97 gene encoding cilia- and flagella-associated protein 97 isoform X1 has product MYSPKELEGEVDHSFFDSDCDVSGTKPEKPVHQEKEDRDSTTEKLPNQPENSQIERKVEECGSSKMGNKETEKEECGVETLEKEMYRLEVQSGLIVKDGSEYKEDIEIRKEDVSYQEREKEETKKREDPPERKNNVKAEEAACGKEDSDTSSRKSSPLPRSDMSESSRGSQSDDLSSICSSSSSSSSAAEEDDAVFKNEDDCYHPCEPAKKSTGKFRNRSRSHSSSSSGGVRSPTPFSKPSNTQSTSSPWRQPRPGSANRKQRPKTSETVDSDDTVTDVTPLSSPDVSPQQSFDLAPPTSTESTLPVPPTDTLETVDGQQLDAKTDGEERSAVLNAGGQLDRVMLVSSPGSASFSSSRNSASRRRKNYSFTSEEVRRIEHENQRLLCELSRSSTRSSSRSTHRSSAPSFRLYHSAVNRQREQQRIQRENLAFLKRLESVKATPGMTRIEQLTDYQRQAGYLGIPTPLVRPASVSLPDLVICQSPPTSWLTQTSHKQLPTRESEGRTSRTCRSTSPHRTRPETAKPTRATAPRPAWS; this is encoded by the exons CCAGAAAAACCCGTCCACCAGGAGAAGGAGGACAGAGACAGCACTACTGAGAAGCTTCCCAACCAACCCGAAAACTCTCAAATCGAGAGAAAGGTCGAGGAGTGTGGAAGCTCGAAGATGGGAAATAAAGAGACTGAAAAGGAGGAATGTGGAGTAGAAACGTTAGAGAAAGAGATGTACCGGCTTGAGGTTCAGAGCGGGTTGATTGTGAAGGATGGTTCTGAATATAAGGAGGATATCGAAATCAGAAAAGAAGACGTTTCTTAtcaggaaagagaaaaggaggaaaccaaaaaaagagaagatCCACCTGAAAGGAAGAATAATGTTAAAGCAGAAGAGGCAGCATGTGGAAAAGAGGACTCTGACACCTCATCCAGGAAATCCTCGCCACTCCCTCGTTCTGACATGTCCGAATCAAGCCGTGGCAGCCAATCAGACGACTTATCCAGcatctgctcctcctcctcctcctcctcctcggcAGCCGAGGAAGACGATGCTGTTTTTAAAAACGAGGATGACTGCTACCATCCCTGTGAACCCGCCAAAAAGTCCACAGGCAAATTCCGCAACAGGAGCCGTAGCCATTCGTCGTCTTCTAGCGGTGGAGTGAGAAGCCCCACCCCCTTTTCCAAGCCTTCCAACACTCAGTCAACCTCATCCCCATGGCGACAGCCACGACCAGGATCAGCCAATAGGAAGCAAAGGCCCAAAACCTCAGAAACAGTCGATTCTGACGATACAGTGACAGACGTTACCCCTCTATCCTCTCCGGACGTTAGTCCCCAACAGTCGTTCGACctggccccgcccacttccACTGAATCAACCCTACCTGTCCCACCTACTGACACCTTGGAAACTGTTGATGGACAGCAGCTGGATGCGAAGACGGATGGAGAGGAACGATCCG CCGTGCTGAATGCAGGCGGGCAGCTGGACAGGGTGATGCTCGTCTCCAGTCCCGGCAGCGCCTccttcagcagcagcaggaacagtGCAAGCCGGCGCCGTAAGAACTACTCCTTCACCAGCGAAGAGGTACGACGCATCGAGCACGAGAACCAGCGGCTCCTGTGTGAGCTCTCGCGCTCCTCCACCCGTTCTTCCTCTCGGTCCACCCACCGCTCCTCCGCACCGTCCTTCCGCCTTTATCACAGCGCCGTCAACAGGCAGCGCGAGCAGCAGCGCATCCAGCGAGAGAACCTG GCCTTTCTAAAGCGTTTGGAGTCAGTAAAGGCAACTCCAGGAATGACCCGGATAGAACAGCTAACAGACTACCAGCGCCAAGCCGGATACCTTGGAATACCTACACCTCTCGTCAGACCTgcatcag tttCTCTCCCcgatttggtcatttgccaatccCCACCCACTAGCTGGCtcacacaaacatcacacaaacagctaccaaccagagaGAGTGAAG GAAGAACCTCCAGAACCTGCAGGTCAACCAGTCCTCACAGAACCAGACCTGAAACTGCGAAACCCACCAGAGCCACAGCTCCACGACCGGCCTGGTCCTGA
- the slc25a4 gene encoding ADP/ATP translocase 1 — protein sequence MSEGVVSFLKDFLAGGVAAAISKTAVAPIERVKLLLQVQHASKQITAEKQYKGIVDCVVRIPKEQGFLSFWRGNLANVIRYFPTQALNFAFKDKYKKLFLGGVDKHTQFWRYFAGNLASGGAAGATSLCFVYPLDFARTRLAADIGKGAAEREFTGLGNCLAKIFKSDGIRGLYLGFNVSVQGIIIYRAAYFGIYDTAKGMLPDPKNTHIIISWMIAQTVTAVAGIISYPFDTVRRRMMMQSGRKGADIMYKGTVDCWKKIVKDEGPRAFFKGAWSNVLRGMGGAFVLVLYDEIKKFT from the exons ATGTCTGAGGGGGTCGTCAGCTTCTTGAAGGATTTCCTGGCGGGTGGAGTGGCTGCGGCTATCTCCAAAACAGCGGTAGCTCCCATCGAGAGGGTCAAACTGCTGCTGCAg GTCCAGCATGCCAGCAAACAGATTACAGCCGAGAAGCAGTACAAAGGCATCGTTGACTGCGTGGTGAGGATTCCCAAGGAGCAGGGCTTCCTCAGTTTCTGGCGTGGAAACCTGGCCAATGTGATCCGGTACTTCCCGACTCAGGCTCTCAACTTCGCCTTCAAGGACAAGTACAAGAAGCTCTTCCTTGGTGGTGTCGACAAGCACACCCAGTTCTGGCGCTACTTTGCTGGCAATCTAGCATCAGGTGGTGCTGCCGGTGCCACGTCACTCTGCTTCGTGTACCCACTGGACTTCGCTAGGACCCGGCTGGCTGCCGATATTGGCAAAGGCGCCGCCGAGAGAGAGTTTACCGGCCTGGGCAACTGCCTTGCCAAGATCTTCAAGTCAGACGGCATCAGGGGGCTCTACCTTGGCTTCAATGTGTCCGTCCAGGGCATCATTATCTACAGAGCTGCCTACTTCGGGATCTACGACACGGCTAAAG GCATGCTGCCAGATCccaagaacacacacatcatcatcagctgGATGATTGCCCAGACCGTCACTGCCGTGGCCGGTATCATCTCCTATCCCTTCGACACTGTCAGACGTCGTATGATGATGCAGTCAGGACGCAAAGGAG CTGACATCATGTACAAGGGCACAGTGGACTGCTGGAAGAAGATTGTTAAGGATGAGGGACCGAGGGCCTTCTTCAAGGGCGCCTGGTCGAATGTGCTGAGAGGAATGGGCGGCGCTTTCGTGCTTGTCCTCTATGATGAGATCAAGAAGTTCACATAA
- the cfap97 gene encoding cilia- and flagella-associated protein 97 isoform X2: MYSPKELEGEVDHSFFDSDCDVSGTKPEKPVHQEKEDRDSTTEKLPNQPENSQIERKVEECGSSKMGNKETEKEECGVETLEKEMYRLEVQSGLIVKDGSEYKEDIEIRKEDVSYQEREKEETKKREDPPERKNNVKAEEAACGKEDSDTSSRKSSPLPRSDMSESSRGSQSDDLSSICSSSSSSSSAAEEDDAVFKNEDDCYHPCEPAKKSTGKFRNRSRSHSSSSSGGVRSPTPFSKPSNTQSTSSPWRQPRPGSANRKQRPKTSETVDSDDTVTDVTPLSSPDVSPQQSFDLAPPTSTESTLPVPPTDTLETVDGQQLDAKTDGEERSAVLNAGGQLDRVMLVSSPGSASFSSSRNSASRRRKNYSFTSEEVRRIEHENQRLLCELSRSSTRSSSRSTHRSSAPSFRLYHSAVNRQREQQRIQRENLAFLKRLESVKATPGMTRIEQLTDYQRQAGYLGIPTPLVRPASGRTSRTCRSTSPHRTRPETAKPTRATAPRPAWS, translated from the exons CCAGAAAAACCCGTCCACCAGGAGAAGGAGGACAGAGACAGCACTACTGAGAAGCTTCCCAACCAACCCGAAAACTCTCAAATCGAGAGAAAGGTCGAGGAGTGTGGAAGCTCGAAGATGGGAAATAAAGAGACTGAAAAGGAGGAATGTGGAGTAGAAACGTTAGAGAAAGAGATGTACCGGCTTGAGGTTCAGAGCGGGTTGATTGTGAAGGATGGTTCTGAATATAAGGAGGATATCGAAATCAGAAAAGAAGACGTTTCTTAtcaggaaagagaaaaggaggaaaccaaaaaaagagaagatCCACCTGAAAGGAAGAATAATGTTAAAGCAGAAGAGGCAGCATGTGGAAAAGAGGACTCTGACACCTCATCCAGGAAATCCTCGCCACTCCCTCGTTCTGACATGTCCGAATCAAGCCGTGGCAGCCAATCAGACGACTTATCCAGcatctgctcctcctcctcctcctcctcctcggcAGCCGAGGAAGACGATGCTGTTTTTAAAAACGAGGATGACTGCTACCATCCCTGTGAACCCGCCAAAAAGTCCACAGGCAAATTCCGCAACAGGAGCCGTAGCCATTCGTCGTCTTCTAGCGGTGGAGTGAGAAGCCCCACCCCCTTTTCCAAGCCTTCCAACACTCAGTCAACCTCATCCCCATGGCGACAGCCACGACCAGGATCAGCCAATAGGAAGCAAAGGCCCAAAACCTCAGAAACAGTCGATTCTGACGATACAGTGACAGACGTTACCCCTCTATCCTCTCCGGACGTTAGTCCCCAACAGTCGTTCGACctggccccgcccacttccACTGAATCAACCCTACCTGTCCCACCTACTGACACCTTGGAAACTGTTGATGGACAGCAGCTGGATGCGAAGACGGATGGAGAGGAACGATCCG CCGTGCTGAATGCAGGCGGGCAGCTGGACAGGGTGATGCTCGTCTCCAGTCCCGGCAGCGCCTccttcagcagcagcaggaacagtGCAAGCCGGCGCCGTAAGAACTACTCCTTCACCAGCGAAGAGGTACGACGCATCGAGCACGAGAACCAGCGGCTCCTGTGTGAGCTCTCGCGCTCCTCCACCCGTTCTTCCTCTCGGTCCACCCACCGCTCCTCCGCACCGTCCTTCCGCCTTTATCACAGCGCCGTCAACAGGCAGCGCGAGCAGCAGCGCATCCAGCGAGAGAACCTG GCCTTTCTAAAGCGTTTGGAGTCAGTAAAGGCAACTCCAGGAATGACCCGGATAGAACAGCTAACAGACTACCAGCGCCAAGCCGGATACCTTGGAATACCTACACCTCTCGTCAGACCTgcatcag GAAGAACCTCCAGAACCTGCAGGTCAACCAGTCCTCACAGAACCAGACCTGAAACTGCGAAACCCACCAGAGCCACAGCTCCACGACCGGCCTGGTCCTGA